A region from the Arachis ipaensis cultivar K30076 chromosome B01, Araip1.1, whole genome shotgun sequence genome encodes:
- the LOC107618932 gene encoding probable transcription factor KAN4 — MSKRFEIHQENNEGSGGKSSNDNEGEENSFDMNEGAAISDDEELEEENNNEAKEEEEDNNEEGNSANPSSSSTASREGKRGSGVRQYVRSKMLRLRWTPNLHLSFVHAVQRLGGQESSLYYNCFDGF; from the exons atgtcaAAGAGATTTGAGATTCATCAAGAGAATAATGAAGGAAGTGGCGGCAAGAGTAGTAATGATAATGAGGGTGAGGAAAATTCATTTGACATGAATGAAGGAGCGGCTATAAGTGATGATGAGGAATTGGAAGAAGAGAATAATAATGAagcaaaggaggaggaggaggataacAATGAAGAAGGGAATTCAGCAAACCCAAGCAGCAGCAGCACAGCATCAAgagaagggaagagagggagtggtGTGAGACAATATGTGAGATCAAAGATGCTAAGGCTTCGTTGGACTCCTAATCTTCATCTCTCCTTTGTCCATGCTGTTCAGAGGCTTGGAGGTCAAGAAA GTTCCTTATATTACAATTGCTTTGACGGATTCTAA